One window from the genome of Eriocheir sinensis breed Jianghai 21 chromosome 7, ASM2467909v1, whole genome shotgun sequence encodes:
- the LOC126992849 gene encoding sarcoplasmic reticulum histidine-rich calcium-binding protein-like isoform X2: protein MNRVFPHSDRKGVDAALDIVESTLASLQKRVEKQQKGEEGEKRVKDAATNTTPPPLPPPSVTSSKASKKQRKSKSVLIKRKTHYRSKRPRNSSQTSTHGRLGTQVFEIVAEGGHEAPCTHCTKRPPEAKCHKSEDQKTHRGRRKGVTRPYHDPERERERVRVRRKEEEEECVQRNARIRYGRGEEAKEEGDQDLRVDERKVKKSHTNYRKREEKERNKQRHSSYRKREEEESDLDSQPVRGEVISRRPRKRGHSRRGETDTDLDLLPAQEKVIWKHSKGHRREDSDNDLQPQMTQEKVVWRRGRGHRERETDAAREKVIWRGLKRGEEPESDLDSAPAQEKVTLKHRKGHSGRENFDPIPNREKVNWRGLKRGEEPESDLDSTPTQEKVTLKHRKGHRGREAPEDRCHSCTCHREPQKVQRHPKAHSDPEMRQRVMWEGGRRGHGRYEGSDTTSDDSSDPNPAQKSHRGRISSSRPESLNARPRESLSSKTAHEHHRVRLLSSKSDQTLNSRPKYNTQGLSSDTGLGKQKKKVKMGGCECHEHGQSEGGKGRRQAIHVSRPHEVIDMAKQGYAQHTFTSRLRVDHSWPRRGDEKENIIHYIPCGTKSRSYHLGIIAQQEVGRLLSQPLQEHSHTHSKC from the exons ATGAACCGAGTCTTCCCCCACTCTGACAGGAAGG GTGTGGATGCTGCGCTGGACATAGTGGAATCAACTTTGGCATCGCTGCAGAAGAGAGTCGAAAAGcagcagaagggagaggagggggagaagagagtcAAGGATGCTGCCACTaacactactcctcctcctctacctccaccctCTGTTACCTCTTCCA AAGCCtctaagaaacagagaaagagcaagagtgTGTTGATCAAGCGAAAGACACATTACAGatcaaag AGACCAAGAAACTCAAGCCAAACCTCAACACACGGAAGACTCGGGACGCAGGTCTTTGAGATAGTGGCCGAGGGGGGACATGAGGCTCCCTGCACCCACTGTACCAAAAGACCTCCTGAAGCCAAGTGCCACAAGAGCGAAGACCAGAAGACCCAccgggggagaaggaaaggggtgacTAGGCCTTATCatgaccctgagagagagagggagagggtgagggtgagaaggaaagaggaggaggaggagtgtgtccAGAGGAATGCAAGAATAAGAtacggaagaggagaagaggccaAGGAAGAAGGTGACCAGGATCTTCGAGTTGacgagagaaaggtaaagaaaagtcaCACAAAttacagaaaaagagaagaaaaggagagaaacaaacaaaggcaTTCAAGTtacagaaaaagggaagaggaagagagtgacctTGATTCCCAGCCAGTCAGAGGAGAGGTCATCTCGAGAAGGCCCAGGAAAAGAGGTCACAGCCGAAGGGGAGAAACTGATACTGACCTTGACTTGTTACCAGCCCAAGAAAAGGTCATATGGAAGCACAGCAAAGGTCACAGAAGGGAAGATTCTGATAATGACCTACAACCACAAATGACCCAGGAAAAGGTCGTTTGGAGACGTGGAAGAGgtcacagagaaagagagactgatGCTGCTCGGGAAAAGGTCATCTGGAGAGGTCTTAAGAGAGGGGAGGAGCCTGAAAGTGACCTAGACTCTGCACCAGCCCAGGAAAAGGTCACATTGAAACACAGAAAAGGTCACAGTGGAAGGGAGAACTTTGACCCAATACCTAATAGAGAAAAGGTCAACTGGAGAGGTCTTAAGAGAGGGGAGGAGCCTGAAAGTGACTTAGACTCCACACCCACCCAGGAAAAGGTCACATTGAAACACAGAAAAGgtcacagagggagggaggcaccAGAGGACAGATGCCACAGTTGCACGTGCCACAGAGAGCCACAGAAAGTCCAGAGGCACCCCAAAGCACACAGCGACCCAGAAATGAGGCAAAGAGtaatgtgggagggaggaaggagaggtcatGGGAGGTATGAAGGATCCGACACCACCTCAGATGATTCCTCAGATCCTAATCCTGCTCAAAAATCTCACAGGGGAAGGATATCAAGCTCAAGGCCAGAAAGCTTAAATGCACGGCCTAGAGAAAGCTTAAGCTCGAAAACTGCTCACGAACATCACAGAGTAAGACTACTGAGCTCAAAGTCAGATCAAACCTTAAATTCCAGACCTAAATACAACACACAAGGCTTAAGTTCAGATACAGGattaggaaaacaaaagaaaaaggtgaagatgGGTGGTTGTGAATGTCATGAGCACGGCCaatcagagggagggaaggggagaagacaagCGATTCACGTCTCCCGCCCGCATGAGGTGATCGACATGGCCAAGCAAGGGTACGCCCAGCACACCTTCACCTCCAGGCTGCGGGTGGACCACTCATGGccgaggagaggggacgagaaggagaacaTCATACATTACATTCCTTGTGGGACGAAG AGCCGCAGTTACCACTTGGGGATCATAGCACAGCAAGAGGTGGGTCGCCTCCTCAGCCAGCCCCTGCAGGAACACAGCCACACCCACAGCAAGTGTTAG
- the LOC126992849 gene encoding sarcoplasmic reticulum histidine-rich calcium-binding protein-like isoform X1, which produces MNRVFPHSDRKGVDAALDIVESTLASLQKRVEKQQKGEEGEKRVKDAATNTTPPPLPPPSVTSSKASRKQRKSKSVLIKRKTHYRSKRPRNSSQTSTHGRLGTQVFEIVAEGGHEAPCTHCTKRPPEAKCHKSEDQKTHRGRRKGVTRPYHDPERERERVRVRRKEEEEECVQRNARIRYGRGEEAKEEGDQDLRVDERKVKKSHTNYRKREEKERNKQRHSSYRKREEEESDLDSQPVRGEVISRRPRKRGHSRRGETDTDLDLLPAQEKVIWKHSKGHRREDSDNDLQPQMTQEKVVWRRGRGHRERETDAAREKVIWRGLKRGEEPESDLDSAPAQEKVTLKHRKGHSGRENFDPIPNREKVNWRGLKRGEEPESDLDSTPTQEKVTLKHRKGHRGREAPEDRCHSCTCHREPQKVQRHPKAHSDPEMRQRVMWEGGRRGHGRYEGSDTTSDDSSDPNPAQKSHRGRISSSRPESLNARPRESLSSKTAHEHHRVRLLSSKSDQTLNSRPKYNTQGLSSDTGLGKQKKKVKMGGCECHEHGQSEGGKGRRQAIHVSRPHEVIDMAKQGYAQHTFTSRLRVDHSWPRRGDEKENIIHYIPCGTKSRSYHLGIIAQQEVGRLLSQPLQEHSHTHSKC; this is translated from the exons ATGAACCGAGTCTTCCCCCACTCTGACAGGAAGG GTGTGGATGCTGCGCTGGACATAGTGGAATCAACTTTGGCATCGCTGCAGAAGAGAGTCGAAAAGcagcagaagggagaggagggggagaagagagtcAAGGATGCTGCCACTaacactactcctcctcctctacctccaccctCTGTTACCTCTTCCA AAGCCtccaggaaacagagaaagagcaagagtgTGTTGATCAAGCGAAAGACACATTACAGATCAAAG AGACCAAGAAACTCAAGCCAAACCTCAACACACGGAAGACTCGGGACGCAGGTCTTTGAGATAGTGGCCGAGGGGGGACATGAGGCTCCCTGCACCCACTGTACCAAAAGACCTCCTGAAGCCAAGTGCCACAAGAGCGAAGACCAGAAGACCCAccgggggagaaggaaaggggtgacTAGGCCTTATCatgaccctgagagagagagggagagggtgagggtgagaaggaaagaggaggaggaggagtgtgtccAGAGGAATGCAAGAATAAGAtacggaagaggagaagaggccaAGGAAGAAGGTGACCAGGATCTTCGAGTTGacgagagaaaggtaaagaaaagtcaCACAAAttacagaaaaagagaagaaaaggagagaaacaaacaaaggcaTTCAAGTtacagaaaaagggaagaggaagagagtgacctTGATTCCCAGCCAGTCAGAGGAGAGGTCATCTCGAGAAGGCCCAGGAAAAGAGGTCACAGCCGAAGGGGAGAAACTGATACTGACCTTGACTTGTTACCAGCCCAAGAAAAGGTCATATGGAAGCACAGCAAAGGTCACAGAAGGGAAGATTCTGATAATGACCTACAACCACAAATGACCCAGGAAAAGGTCGTTTGGAGACGTGGAAGAGgtcacagagaaagagagactgatGCTGCTCGGGAAAAGGTCATCTGGAGAGGTCTTAAGAGAGGGGAGGAGCCTGAAAGTGACCTAGACTCTGCACCAGCCCAGGAAAAGGTCACATTGAAACACAGAAAAGGTCACAGTGGAAGGGAGAACTTTGACCCAATACCTAATAGAGAAAAGGTCAACTGGAGAGGTCTTAAGAGAGGGGAGGAGCCTGAAAGTGACTTAGACTCCACACCCACCCAGGAAAAGGTCACATTGAAACACAGAAAAGgtcacagagggagggaggcaccAGAGGACAGATGCCACAGTTGCACGTGCCACAGAGAGCCACAGAAAGTCCAGAGGCACCCCAAAGCACACAGCGACCCAGAAATGAGGCAAAGAGtaatgtgggagggaggaaggagaggtcatGGGAGGTATGAAGGATCCGACACCACCTCAGATGATTCCTCAGATCCTAATCCTGCTCAAAAATCTCACAGGGGAAGGATATCAAGCTCAAGGCCAGAAAGCTTAAATGCACGGCCTAGAGAAAGCTTAAGCTCGAAAACTGCTCACGAACATCACAGAGTAAGACTACTGAGCTCAAAGTCAGATCAAACCTTAAATTCCAGACCTAAATACAACACACAAGGCTTAAGTTCAGATACAGGattaggaaaacaaaagaaaaaggtgaagatgGGTGGTTGTGAATGTCATGAGCACGGCCaatcagagggagggaaggggagaagacaagCGATTCACGTCTCCCGCCCGCATGAGGTGATCGACATGGCCAAGCAAGGGTACGCCCAGCACACCTTCACCTCCAGGCTGCGGGTGGACCACTCATGGccgaggagaggggacgagaaggagaacaTCATACATTACATTCCTTGTGGGACGAAG AGCCGCAGTTACCACTTGGGGATCATAGCACAGCAAGAGGTGGGTCGCCTCCTCAGCCAGCCCCTGCAGGAACACAGCCACACCCACAGCAAGTGTTAG
- the LOC126992849 gene encoding sarcoplasmic reticulum histidine-rich calcium-binding protein-like isoform X3 codes for MNRVFPHSDRKGVDAALDIVESTLASLQKRVEKQQKGEEGEKRVKDAATNTTPPPLPPPSVTSSKASKKQRKSKSVLIKRKTHYKSKRPRNSSQTSTHGRLGTQVFEIVAEGGHEAPCTHCTKRPPEAKCHKSEDQKTHRGRRKGVTRPYHDPERERERVRVRRKEEEEECVQRNARIRYGRGEEAKEEGDQDLRVDERKVKKSHTNYRKREEKERNKQRHSSYRKREEEESDLDSQPVRGEVISRRPRKRGHSRRGETDTDLDLLPAQEKVIWKHSKGHRREDSDNDLQPQMTQEKVVWRRGRGHRERETDAAREKVIWRGLKRGEEPESDLDSAPAQEKVTLKHRKGHSGRENFDPIPNREKVNWRGLKRGEEPESDLDSTPTQEKVTLKHRKGHRGREAPEDRCHSCTCHREPQKVQRHPKAHSDPEMRQRVMWEGGRRGHGRYEGSDTTSDDSSDPNPAQKSHRGRISSSRPESLNARPRESLSSKTAHEHHRVRLLSSKSDQTLNSRPKYNTQGLSSDTGLGKQKKKVKMGGCECHEHGQSEGGKGRRQAIHVSRPHEVIDMAKQGYAQHTFTSRLRVDHSWPRRGDEKENIIHYIPCGTKSRSYHLGIIAQQEVGRLLSQPLQEHSHTHSKC; via the exons ATGAACCGAGTCTTCCCCCACTCTGACAGGAAGG GTGTGGATGCTGCGCTGGACATAGTGGAATCAACTTTGGCATCGCTGCAGAAGAGAGTCGAAAAGcagcagaagggagaggagggggagaagagagtcAAGGATGCTGCCACTaacactactcctcctcctctacctccaccctCTGTTACCTCTTCCA AAGCCtctaagaaacagagaaagagcaagagtgTGTTGATCAAGCGAAAGACACATTACAAatcaaag AGACCAAGAAACTCAAGCCAAACCTCAACACACGGAAGACTCGGGACGCAGGTCTTTGAGATAGTGGCCGAGGGGGGACATGAGGCTCCCTGCACCCACTGTACCAAAAGACCTCCTGAAGCCAAGTGCCACAAGAGCGAAGACCAGAAGACCCAccgggggagaaggaaaggggtgacTAGGCCTTATCatgaccctgagagagagagggagagggtgagggtgagaaggaaagaggaggaggaggagtgtgtccAGAGGAATGCAAGAATAAGAtacggaagaggagaagaggccaAGGAAGAAGGTGACCAGGATCTTCGAGTTGacgagagaaaggtaaagaaaagtcaCACAAAttacagaaaaagagaagaaaaggagagaaacaaacaaaggcaTTCAAGTtacagaaaaagggaagaggaagagagtgacctTGATTCCCAGCCAGTCAGAGGAGAGGTCATCTCGAGAAGGCCCAGGAAAAGAGGTCACAGCCGAAGGGGAGAAACTGATACTGACCTTGACTTGTTACCAGCCCAAGAAAAGGTCATATGGAAGCACAGCAAAGGTCACAGAAGGGAAGATTCTGATAATGACCTACAACCACAAATGACCCAGGAAAAGGTCGTTTGGAGACGTGGAAGAGgtcacagagaaagagagactgatGCTGCTCGGGAAAAGGTCATCTGGAGAGGTCTTAAGAGAGGGGAGGAGCCTGAAAGTGACCTAGACTCTGCACCAGCCCAGGAAAAGGTCACATTGAAACACAGAAAAGGTCACAGTGGAAGGGAGAACTTTGACCCAATACCTAATAGAGAAAAGGTCAACTGGAGAGGTCTTAAGAGAGGGGAGGAGCCTGAAAGTGACTTAGACTCCACACCCACCCAGGAAAAGGTCACATTGAAACACAGAAAAGgtcacagagggagggaggcaccAGAGGACAGATGCCACAGTTGCACGTGCCACAGAGAGCCACAGAAAGTCCAGAGGCACCCCAAAGCACACAGCGACCCAGAAATGAGGCAAAGAGtaatgtgggagggaggaaggagaggtcatGGGAGGTATGAAGGATCCGACACCACCTCAGATGATTCCTCAGATCCTAATCCTGCTCAAAAATCTCACAGGGGAAGGATATCAAGCTCAAGGCCAGAAAGCTTAAATGCACGGCCTAGAGAAAGCTTAAGCTCGAAAACTGCTCACGAACATCACAGAGTAAGACTACTGAGCTCAAAGTCAGATCAAACCTTAAATTCCAGACCTAAATACAACACACAAGGCTTAAGTTCAGATACAGGattaggaaaacaaaagaaaaaggtgaagatgGGTGGTTGTGAATGTCATGAGCACGGCCaatcagagggagggaaggggagaagacaagCGATTCACGTCTCCCGCCCGCATGAGGTGATCGACATGGCCAAGCAAGGGTACGCCCAGCACACCTTCACCTCCAGGCTGCGGGTGGACCACTCATGGccgaggagaggggacgagaaggagaacaTCATACATTACATTCCTTGTGGGACGAAG AGCCGCAGTTACCACTTGGGGATCATAGCACAGCAAGAGGTGGGTCGCCTCCTCAGCCAGCCCCTGCAGGAACACAGCCACACCCACAGCAAGTGTTAG
- the LOC126992956 gene encoding NAD-dependent protein deacetylase Sirt7-like — MSCSYAQGLSKYENKGKLGLPERFDPADEVERKAQILAQWMKESKHTVIHTGAGISTAAGIPDFRGPNGVWTLEKEGLKPEVNISWDDARPTLTHMAIVSLEQQGYVQYVVTQNIDGLHLRSGLPRRKLAELHGDMFVDKCNLCQRQFVRSSAATTVGQKSEGKSCPARRSNGRRCRGKLHDNILDWEDGLPDADLGLAISNACVADLSLCLGTTLQIVPSGNIPVDTKKRGGKLVICNLQPTKQDRHADLIINTYVNDLMKRLLELMAVPLVAYSPKDDPLKITQQLLQNSRIIGRSEEDAFEPIEWTIPEEWVKDNDLAERVKARKVIRKRPGGVKEEVVERKKVKNSQVSKVEERMEEGKGEGEERDSVNCKNGEMAVKKEEGGIKEEAVSIKEEEKGVKMAKQELVERAENACDEIKREEEVVKSKIEKEKKVKVEKQGIDSSENDKMKDKTTKEKEEEENGKAYSNGNTEDEKEENEEMGPKTHNQEEREEEEEKTGEDKTFTNGNTNDGEAETDENTTKTENTKVNEREEEDEKTETSKSYTNGNQNNDNDDEIKIAENGRTEKYRSSNLDTGKGVSGGQASEVAEEGSTSPGQGNDLDT; from the exons ATGTCGTGCAGCTACGCCCAGGGGCTGAGCAAGTACGAGAACAAGGGCAAGCTCGGCCTGCCGGAG AGGTTTGACCCGGCAGATGAGGTGGAGCGCAAGGCACAGATCCTGGCCCAGTGGATGAAAGAGTCCAAACACACCGTCATCCACACGGGGGCTGGGATCAGCACGGCAGCCGGGATCCCTGATTTCAG aGGCCCCAATGGAGTCTGGACGCTGGAGAAGGAAGGGCTCAAGCCAGAGGTCAATATATCATGGGACGACGCGCGGCCCACACTCACGCACATGGCCATCGTCAGTCTGGAGCAGCAGG GCTATGTCCAGTATGTGGTGACCCAGAACATCGACGGCCTCCACCTGCGCTCCGGGCTGCCGCGTCGGAAGTTGGCGGAGCTACACGGAGACATGTTCGTCGACAAGTGTAACCTGTGTCAGAG GCAGTTCGTCCGAAGCTCAGCGGCCACAACCGTCGGGCAGAAGAGTGAGGGCAAGTCGTGTCCAGCCAGGCGGAGTAATGGAAGGAGGTGTCGCGGGAAGCTGCACGACAACATTCTGGACTGGGAGGACGGACTGCCTGACGCCGACCTTGGTCTGGCCATCTCCAACGCCTG TGTGGCCGACCTGAGCCTGTGTCTGGGAACAACGCTACAGATTGTTCCCAGCGGCAACATTCCGGTGGACACCAAAAAGCGCGGCGGCAAGCTGGTGATATGCAACCTCCAGCCCACCAAGCAG GACCGACATGCCGACCTCATCATCAACACCTACGTCAACGATCTCATGAAACGCCTCCTTGAGCTCATGGCCGTCCCCCTCGTGGCTTACTCCCCCAAGGACGACCCTCTCAAGATCACACAGCAACTCCTCCAAAACTCAAGGATCATTGGAAGGTCGGAAGAGGACGCGTTTGAGCCCATAGAGTGGACCATCCCGGAGGAGTGGGTCAAAGATAACGACCTTGCCGAGAGGGTCAAGGCGAGGAAGGTCATACGCAAGAGGCCCGGGGGGGtcaaagaggaggtggtggagaggaaaaaggttaaaaataGTCAGGTttcgaaggtggaggaaagaatggaggaagggaaaggggagggagaagagagagacagtgtgAATTGTAAAAATGGAGAGATGgctgtgaagaaggaggagggaggaattaaggaagaagcaGTTagcataaaagaagaagagaaaggagtgaaaatgGCAAAACAGGAGCTGGTGGAGAGAGCGGAAAATGCGTGtgatgaaataaagagagaagaagaagtggTAAAGtcaaaaatagagaaagaaaagaaagttaaggtAGAAAAACAAGGGATAGATAGTTCggaaaatgacaaaatgaaagACAAgacgacgaaggagaaggaggaggaagaaaatgggaaagcatACAGCAACGGAAACacagaagacgagaaagaagaaaacgaggaaatggGTCCAAAAACACATAaccaggaggaaagggaagaggaggaagagaagacaggagaGGACAAAACCTTCACCAACGGAAACACAAACGACGGAGAAGCGGAAACCGATGAAAATACCACAAAAACGGAAAATACGAAAGTTAACgagcgagaggaagaggacgagaaaacaGAAACAAGCAAATCATATACCAACGGAAACCAAaacaacgacaacgacgacgaaATAAAAATCGCTGAGAACGGAAGGACAGAAAAATATAGGAGCTCAAACCTAGACACAGGGAAGGGGGTGTCGGGAGGTCAAGCTTCAGAGGTCGCCGAGGAAGGGTCAACGTCGCCAGGGCAGGGAAATGACCTCGACACATGA